The following coding sequences lie in one Silene latifolia isolate original U9 population chromosome 5, ASM4854445v1, whole genome shotgun sequence genomic window:
- the LOC141657449 gene encoding uncharacterized protein LOC141657449, with protein MKGIKDKGTFAAPGDYIHFKSIVPLHKIPVASKQWRYYDFGPKVVPPLICIPPTTGSPDVYYKQVMTLSIKGYRVISVDIPRVWNHHEWIHSFEKFLDAINVHHIHLYGSSLGGFLAQLFAQHRPRRVKSLVLSNTFLDTQSFAAGMPWAPVLSWSPSFLVKRYVLTGIRDGPHEPFIADSVDFVVSQVDALSRDDLASRLTLTVESASVAPLLLPDGSITIMDTNDYCAIPQHLKDEVGERYPGARRADLKSGGDFPFLSRPDEVNLHLQLHLRRVGVEPRPDLVPGAPRIGDTAGPSDENKREIPNYQSRHQERSSGIPFQGELKYDDKNFVEEPKDYNGAPSSDVQEVIAPLIADEDSGIGPLRGYMREDKDDLPGDDRDPLNSSDKADSTRNQPLGDSASYGGTIVGVS; from the exons ATGAAGGGCATCAAAGACAAAGGAACTTTCGCAGCTCCTGGTGATTACATCCATTTCAAATCCATTGTCCCACTTCACAAGATCCCT GTTGCTTCAAAGCAATGGAGATACTACGACTTTGGTCCAAAGGTGGTTCCTCCTCTTATTTGTATTCCACCTACAACTGGATCACCAGATGTTTATTATAAGCAAGTCATGACATTGTCAATCAAG GGTTATCGGGTTATTTCTGTTGATATCCCTCGTGTATGGAATCATCATGAGTGGATTCATTCATTTGAAAAGTTCCTGGACGCAATCAACGTTCACCAT ATACACCTTTATGGTTCATCGCTTGGTGGCTTCTTGGCACAACTTTTTGCTCAGCACCGGCCAAGACGAGTCAAATCGTTAGTACTTTCAAATACATTTTTGGATACACAAAGTTTTGCAGCTGGAATGCCTTGGGCTCCTGT TTTGAGCTGGTCACCTTCATTTCTTGTGAAACGATATGTTTTAACTGGTATTCGAGATGGCCCTCACGAGCCATTTATTGCGGATTCTGTCGACTTTGTTGTATCTCAG GTTGATGCACTTTCCCGAGACGATCTGGCATCCAGATTGACTTTGACGGTTGAATCTGCATCAGTTGCACCTCTTCTGTTGCCAGACGGATCTATAACCATAATGGAT ACGAATGACTATTGTGCGATTCCACAACATCTTAAAGACGAAGTGGGTGAAAGGTATCCTGGAGCCAGGCGAGCAGACCTAAAATCTGGAGGTGACTTCCCATTCCTGTCACGGCCTGACGAAGTTAACCTGCATCTTCAG TTACATCTTCGACGGGTTGGGGTAGAGCCTCGGCCAGACTTAGTTCCCGGAGCTCCAAGGATTGGAGATACAGCAGGTCCTAGTGATGAGAACAAACGAGAAATTCCCAATTACCAATCCAGACATCAGGAAAGAAGCTCCGGAATCCCCTTTCAAGGTGAACTTAAATATGATGATAAGAATTTTGTCGAAGAACCCAAGGACTATAATGGAGCTCCATCTAGTGATGTTCAAGAAGTAATCGCCCCGCTTATAGCTGATGAAGACAGTGGTATTGGTCCGTTGAGGGGTTATATGAGAGAAGATAAGGATGATCTGCCTGGAGATGATAGAGATCCATTAAACAGCAGTGATAAGGCTGATAGTACACGGAATCAACCTCTCGGTGATTCTGCAAGCTATGGAGGTACAATAGTTGGTGTAAGTTAA